The Polynucleobacter sp. TSB-Sco08W16 genome includes a region encoding these proteins:
- the bamB gene encoding outer membrane protein assembly factor BamB, producing MVAMKNSVKRYAKLIGSVLMIGVAAAALVACSGNSRVRKPADLVPVTNQFDLQPVWSTSVGSSETFNFHPVVAGDAVYAASHRGNVAKIDLASGNKVWEVSVPERLAIGPGSDGRVTVAVSIKGTVYAYDDTGKPLWNVNVGSEVLSEPIVAGGIVVIRALDNRFIGLDAQTGSRKWIYQRQQSALSLRVGYGMLAINNEVIVTGFAGGRFGMIAIANGGLIWETPVSFPKGFSEIERLNDVTAKPSMEGDVLCAVSYQGRIGCGQARTGNLLWFKDYSSYTGTAQSADLVFSANEKSYVTAFATKDGNQVWENTQLTFRDVGEPLAVGRVLLMGDAQGYVHAFSQANGEMLARIRHDSSPISAAPIAVGGLILIQSQGGKIAAYSPK from the coding sequence ATGGTTGCAATGAAGAATTCAGTCAAGCGATATGCAAAGCTTATTGGTAGCGTCTTAATGATCGGCGTGGCCGCTGCAGCCTTGGTTGCCTGCTCAGGTAACTCTCGGGTACGCAAGCCGGCTGATTTGGTTCCAGTAACCAATCAATTTGATTTGCAGCCAGTTTGGTCAACCAGCGTTGGCTCGTCTGAAACCTTTAACTTTCACCCTGTAGTAGCCGGAGATGCAGTCTATGCCGCATCGCACCGAGGCAATGTAGCCAAAATTGATTTGGCATCGGGTAATAAAGTTTGGGAAGTATCTGTCCCAGAGCGCCTGGCTATTGGTCCAGGTTCTGATGGCCGCGTTACGGTTGCCGTCAGCATTAAAGGCACGGTATACGCTTATGACGACACAGGCAAGCCCTTGTGGAATGTCAATGTGGGTAGTGAGGTATTGAGTGAGCCAATAGTTGCTGGTGGCATTGTGGTGATTCGTGCATTGGATAACCGCTTTATTGGCTTAGATGCTCAAACTGGTTCACGTAAGTGGATTTATCAGCGCCAACAATCAGCCCTGTCCCTGAGGGTGGGTTATGGCATGTTGGCAATTAATAATGAAGTGATTGTGACTGGCTTTGCTGGTGGTCGCTTTGGCATGATTGCGATTGCGAATGGCGGCTTAATTTGGGAAACGCCAGTATCCTTTCCGAAAGGCTTCTCTGAGATCGAACGCTTAAATGATGTGACTGCTAAGCCAAGCATGGAGGGTGATGTCCTCTGCGCAGTTTCATATCAAGGCCGGATTGGCTGTGGCCAAGCGCGTACCGGCAATCTCTTGTGGTTTAAGGATTATTCAAGCTATACCGGCACTGCCCAAAGTGCTGACTTAGTTTTCTCGGCAAATGAAAAATCGTATGTCACTGCATTTGCTACCAAAGACGGCAATCAAGTTTGGGAAAATACGCAACTGACTTTCCGGGACGTAGGTGAGCCATTAGCTGTTGGCAGAGTGTTGCTCATGGGCGATGCACAAGGGTATGTTCACGCATTTTCACAGGCGAATGGCGAGATGCTCGCGCGTATTCGTCACGACAGTAGTCCAATCTCAGCCGCCCCTATTGCAGTGGGCGGCCTCATCTTGATTCAATCTCAAGGTGGGAAAATCGCGGCGTACAGTCCAAAATGA
- a CDS encoding tetratricopeptide repeat protein: protein MPLDLEEQEQLDQFKAFWQKYRNLITGVVTVALFAYAAYSGYQWWRNSQALEASKLYETMIGAIAKGDKEQTLRAADDLQKDYGRTPYAPMSSLIAARIASDAGDSAKALDYLRWAAKNSSNDGYLALAKMRLVSQLIEQGTEKDFAEADQILKDKPVAGYEALWLERRGDWYLAQKKNAEAKASYQEAWKKLDQAKEFPEEARRLLKVKLDAVGGIAQ from the coding sequence ATGCCTTTAGATCTAGAAGAACAAGAACAATTAGACCAATTCAAAGCGTTTTGGCAAAAGTACCGCAACCTCATTACGGGCGTTGTGACAGTCGCGTTATTCGCTTATGCCGCTTACAGTGGATATCAATGGTGGCGTAACAGCCAAGCACTTGAGGCGTCTAAGTTATACGAGACGATGATCGGCGCAATTGCTAAGGGCGATAAAGAGCAAACCTTGCGCGCTGCAGATGATTTGCAAAAAGATTATGGGCGCACTCCATATGCACCCATGTCTAGTTTGATTGCTGCTCGTATTGCATCGGATGCTGGTGATAGCGCAAAAGCTTTGGATTATTTACGTTGGGCTGCTAAGAACTCTTCAAATGATGGCTACCTTGCTTTGGCCAAGATGCGTTTGGTATCCCAATTGATAGAGCAGGGCACTGAAAAAGATTTTGCAGAAGCGGATCAAATCCTGAAAGATAAGCCAGTTGCTGGTTATGAGGCTTTGTGGCTTGAACGCCGGGGTGATTGGTACTTAGCGCAGAAGAAAAATGCAGAAGCCAAAGCGAGTTATCAAGAGGCTTGGAAAAAGTTGGATCAAGCAAAAGAATTTCCTGAAGAGGCGCGTCGCCTCTTGAAGGTGAAGTTAGATGCTGTTGGAGGAATTGCTCAGTGA